The following DNA comes from Cryobacterium psychrophilum.
ATCCCGCGATGGTGGCGCTGATCGACCGGCTTCCCGCGGTGAAGCGGCAGCCGAACCTGGTCTTCAGCGCGGCCCGGTTCTGCGGCGCGACGGCCGGCCCCTACGTCGACTTTGCACGGTGGCTGCCCGCGCACTGGCCGGAGGTGGAGGCCGTCTGCCGCACGCACTCCACGCAGACCAACGAGGCCGGGCGCTGCGCGACGCTGCTGCCGGCTCTCGCATCCCTCCGCGGGCCGCTGGCGCTCATCGAGGTGGGGGCATCCGCCGGTCTCTGCCTGCACCCCGATCGCTACAGCTACCGGTATGTCACCGACGACGGGCACGAACGGATACTGCACCCCGCCACGGGGCCGAGCCCCGTCCTACTGGACTGTGCCGTCTCCGGCCCCGCGCCGATTCCCGAGCAGATGCCGGAGGTGGTGTGGCGCGCGGGCATCGACCTCAATCCGCTCGACGTGAACTCGGCCTCCGACATGAACTGGCTCGAGGCCCTGATCTGGCCGGAGCACGATGACCGCCGGGCACGCCTGCGGGCGGCCATCGCTGTGGCGCGCCAGCCGGCGGTGGAGATCGTACGCGGCGACCTCAACGAGCAGCTCGCCGCCCTCGTGGCGCGAGCGCCGGAGGGAGCCACGATCGTCGTGTTCCACACCGCGGTGCTTCTCTACCTCGATGGTCAGGCACGAGGTCGGCTGAAGAATCAACTGGCCACTCTGCCCGTCCGCTGGCTTGCCAACGAGGGCCGCGGTGTGGTCCCCGGGGTGCTCG
Coding sequences within:
- a CDS encoding DUF2332 domain-containing protein, with amino-acid sequence MRRSTDRRASTPDRYREFAESEARGLSACYEEWASGIAHDPAMVALIDRLPAVKRQPNLVFSAARFCGATAGPYVDFARWLPAHWPEVEAVCRTHSTQTNEAGRCATLLPALASLRGPLALIEVGASAGLCLHPDRYSYRYVTDDGHERILHPATGPSPVLLDCAVSGPAPIPEQMPEVVWRAGIDLNPLDVNSASDMNWLEALIWPEHDDRRARLRAAIAVARQPAVEIVRGDLNEQLAALVARAPEGATIVVFHTAVLLYLDGQARGRLKNQLATLPVRWLANEGRGVVPGVLERLSATPTASSDFVLALDGTPIAFTQPHGRSLHWLG